The genomic interval CAATAGAATTAAAAGATACATTAAATCTACCGGTCACAGATTTTCCAATGAAAGCAGATCTCACGAAACGGGAACCTGCAAGGATAGTCCATTGGCAAAATATAGATTTATATAACGAAATTCAAAACAAAAATGCCCAGGGTCAATCGTTCATCCTCCATGATGGCCCACCTTTCACCAACGGCGATGTGCATATAGGTACAGCACTGAATAAAGTACTAAAGGATATCATCTTGCGTTACAAGTCTATGAATGGATTCAAAACTCCCTATATCCCTGGCTGGGATTGTCATGGACTGCCCATCGAGCATAAAGTCAGCAAAATTTTAAAGGATGAAAATCGCAATCTCGATACCATACACCTTCGCCAGGAATGCACAAACTTTTCTAAGTCGTTTATAGAGAAGCAGCGTAGGCAATTCATCCGCCTCGGCATATTGGCCGATTGGGCAAAGGAATACAAAACCATGGATCCGGAATATGAAGCCGTCGTCCTAAATTGCTTCGCTGATTTCGTCGAAAATGGCCTGGTATATAGAAAAAAGAAACCGGTATATTGGTCCATCCCCTGCAAAACTGCCCTGGCTGAAGCTGAAATAGAATACAAAGAACATAGAAGCCCTTCCATCTATGTTAAATTCAAAATCAATGATGAATGGTCCGGAAGACTAGAACTTCCAAGTGACTCACACTTAGTGATTTGGACAACAACCCCATGGACAATACCGTCTAATCTGGCCATAGCTGTACACCCAAATCTCAACTACATAGCCCTGGACCAAAATGGCGAAACATTGATAATTGCAGAAAAATTAGTCGATCAATTCACCACGGCCTGCAACATAAAAAATTTCAAAAAAATAGCCACATTGACAGGTAGTTCCATCGAAGGCATGGTAACAAAACATCCTCTAATAGAAAGAGATAGCAAAGTAATTTTGGCAGACTATGTCAAGGATGATGCCGGAACAGGCTGTGTGCACACAGCGCCAGGTCATGGCCTAGAAGACTATATAATTGGACTAAAATACGGCCTAGACGCCTATAGTCCACTGAATGATAGCGGTTGCTATATGGATGATGGTCAAGTCCCATCAGATCTTGTGGGCCTAAGCGTCCTGGATGTCAACGGCAAATGTCATGCCAACGATGCTGTCATTGAAAAACTCAAAGTCAACGGCACACTGATTGGATTACACACCATCGAACACCAATATCCCTATTGTTGGCGATCCAAAACTCCGGTAATATTCAGAGCCATGGACCAATGGTTCATCGAAGTGGATGGCCAACTGAGAAAAATGGCATTGAAGGCCATAAAAACAGTAAAATGGGTGCCAGGCTATGGCGAAAACCGAATCATCGGTGCAGTTACATCCAGACCAGATTGGTGCATAAGTCGCCAAAGAGCCTGGGGAATTCCTCTGCCTGTGTTTTTTGATGAAGACGGCAACTCGTTATTAGATGCTAATTTAGTGCGAGAAATTGCAAAAAAAATATCCAAGTATGGATCAGATTTTTGGTTCAAGTCATCCGTCGAAGAAATCCTTTCGGATCTAGAGCTACCAAGCCAATGGCAAGGAAAATCATTGTTCAAAGGCACTGACACCTTGGATGTCTGGATAGATTCTGGACTAAGCCATACCGCTGCACTTCACAACCGAAACAGCCTTTCCTTTCCGTCCGATATGTACTTAGAAGGCAGCGATCAACATCGCGGCTGGTTCCAATCTTCACTGCTAACCAGCGTGGTCGTCCATGACGGTCGCGCCCCATATAAAGAAGTTCTAACCCATGGGTTTGTGGTCGGCGAAGATAAGAAAAAAATCTCCAAAAGTGACGGCAAACCCCAAACCGCCGATGATTATGTAAATAGATTTGGCACAGATATTCTGCGATTATGGATTGCCTCCGAAGACTTTAGAGACGATGTACCTCTATCGGACGACATTTTTACCCACGTGGTCAACAGCTATAGGTCCATTAGAAACACCCTGCGATTCCAAATCGGCAATCTCTACGATTTTGACGTATCAAAACATTCTGTAGCTCAAAAAGATATGACACCAATTGACAAATGGATTCTGCACAAAACTAAAATACTAGTAGAGCAATGTACCGAATATTACAATAGCTACGAGTTTCACAA from Puniceicoccales bacterium carries:
- the ileS gene encoding isoleucine--tRNA ligase, with product MELKDTLNLPVTDFPMKADLTKREPARIVHWQNIDLYNEIQNKNAQGQSFILHDGPPFTNGDVHIGTALNKVLKDIILRYKSMNGFKTPYIPGWDCHGLPIEHKVSKILKDENRNLDTIHLRQECTNFSKSFIEKQRRQFIRLGILADWAKEYKTMDPEYEAVVLNCFADFVENGLVYRKKKPVYWSIPCKTALAEAEIEYKEHRSPSIYVKFKINDEWSGRLELPSDSHLVIWTTTPWTIPSNLAIAVHPNLNYIALDQNGETLIIAEKLVDQFTTACNIKNFKKIATLTGSSIEGMVTKHPLIERDSKVILADYVKDDAGTGCVHTAPGHGLEDYIIGLKYGLDAYSPLNDSGCYMDDGQVPSDLVGLSVLDVNGKCHANDAVIEKLKVNGTLIGLHTIEHQYPYCWRSKTPVIFRAMDQWFIEVDGQLRKMALKAIKTVKWVPGYGENRIIGAVTSRPDWCISRQRAWGIPLPVFFDEDGNSLLDANLVREIAKKISKYGSDFWFKSSVEEILSDLELPSQWQGKSLFKGTDTLDVWIDSGLSHTAALHNRNSLSFPSDMYLEGSDQHRGWFQSSLLTSVVVHDGRAPYKEVLTHGFVVGEDKKKISKSDGKPQTADDYVNRFGTDILRLWIASEDFRDDVPLSDDIFTHVVNSYRSIRNTLRFQIGNLYDFDVSKHSVAQKDMTPIDKWILHKTKILVEQCTEYYNSYEFHKVYQLINKFCSVELSAKYHDILKDRLYTHGPNWSTRRSSQTAIHLVLNSLLKLLAPILMFTTDEAFSFMTSNREISNASIHLENWPNCEDWIDFSEEASEIDDLMQIRTKVNEQLEFLRKEKKIGQSLDAKVTIHCDGWNFKLLKKHSDDLEECFIVSEVYVNQSDVFSIKVEPSQLQRCPRSWRRVAKLVDAGKFGQTSERCLKALKDKYPEEF